A region from the Cryptosporangium arvum DSM 44712 genome encodes:
- a CDS encoding GAF domain-containing SpoIIE family protein phosphatase: MSELSSGRRLDALGRTGLDAASDAMFDRFAEMVRTVLNVPVSLVSLVTADRQIFPGACGLADPWAQDRETPLSHSFCQHVVASASPLVVVDARKDPRVQDNLAIEDLGVIGYAGMPLTDAEGQVLGSLCAIDQVPRDWTERELSLLRDLAAACSDSLRLRIASHDVAASFARSRLLLSAASALAATTTLDDVATTVHELVTTMLDPAYVGISELAPGREVVLASAQYLPSHLGERWSRYSEDVRTPSALAASTGEVVLLPDLAAVAARTPDALSTFHELGWQAAASWPLPGPRGPIGSLTFVWKRPFDLNADQQAMLGALAGYVAHAVTRAGVLDDRRTAAATMQKALLTPLPRCEPVQMAARYAPAHHENHVGGDWYDAIAFDGGRLALVIGDVVGHSVEAAATMSQYRSTLRTLIVDRQESPSWVLRRLERTGMALGTSGLATVLLAYLDPAPTGGYDLTWSNAGHPPPTHVSSGTARMLSGTDPLIGLGRDLARRDHSARLPAGSRLLLHTDGLVESRTMPVDLGLERLGEMLTRHVDTPLEELADLLIETAVAQGHDDVALLLVATPDT, encoded by the coding sequence GTGAGTGAGCTCTCGTCCGGGCGGCGGCTGGACGCCCTGGGCCGAACCGGGCTGGACGCCGCTTCCGATGCGATGTTCGACCGGTTCGCCGAGATGGTCCGCACCGTGCTCAACGTTCCGGTCTCGCTGGTCTCGCTGGTCACTGCCGATCGGCAGATCTTCCCGGGCGCGTGCGGGCTCGCCGACCCCTGGGCGCAGGATCGCGAGACGCCGCTGAGCCACTCGTTCTGCCAGCACGTGGTCGCCAGCGCGTCGCCGCTCGTCGTCGTCGACGCCCGCAAGGACCCGCGGGTGCAGGACAACCTCGCCATCGAGGATCTGGGCGTCATCGGATACGCCGGGATGCCGCTCACCGACGCCGAAGGTCAGGTGCTGGGGTCGCTGTGCGCGATCGACCAGGTCCCGCGCGACTGGACCGAGCGGGAGCTCTCGCTGCTCCGGGACCTGGCGGCCGCGTGTTCCGACAGTCTCCGGCTGCGGATCGCGTCGCACGACGTCGCCGCGTCGTTCGCCCGGAGCCGGCTGCTGCTGAGCGCCGCGTCCGCGCTGGCGGCCACGACGACGCTCGACGACGTCGCGACGACGGTGCACGAGCTGGTCACGACGATGCTCGACCCCGCGTACGTGGGGATCTCGGAGCTGGCGCCCGGGCGGGAGGTGGTGCTGGCGTCGGCCCAGTATCTGCCCTCGCACCTGGGTGAGCGGTGGTCGCGCTACAGCGAGGACGTGCGGACGCCGTCGGCGCTGGCCGCGAGCACCGGTGAGGTGGTGCTGCTGCCCGACCTCGCCGCGGTGGCGGCCCGGACTCCGGACGCCCTGTCGACGTTCCACGAGCTCGGCTGGCAGGCCGCGGCGAGCTGGCCCCTTCCGGGTCCGCGTGGCCCGATCGGCTCGCTGACGTTCGTCTGGAAGAGGCCGTTCGACCTGAACGCCGATCAGCAGGCGATGCTCGGCGCCCTCGCCGGCTACGTGGCCCACGCCGTGACCAGGGCCGGAGTGCTCGACGACCGGCGCACCGCGGCCGCGACGATGCAGAAAGCGCTGCTCACCCCGCTACCGCGGTGCGAGCCGGTACAGATGGCGGCGCGGTACGCCCCGGCGCACCACGAGAACCACGTCGGCGGCGACTGGTACGACGCGATCGCGTTCGACGGTGGACGGCTCGCGCTGGTCATCGGCGACGTCGTGGGGCACAGCGTGGAGGCGGCCGCGACGATGAGCCAGTACCGCAGCACGTTGCGGACGCTCATCGTCGACCGGCAGGAGTCGCCCTCGTGGGTACTGCGGAGGCTGGAGCGCACCGGGATGGCGCTCGGCACCTCCGGGCTGGCGACCGTCCTGCTCGCGTACCTGGACCCCGCCCCGACCGGTGGGTACGACCTGACCTGGTCGAACGCCGGGCACCCGCCGCCGACGCACGTTTCGTCGGGGACGGCGCGGATGCTGTCCGGAACGGATCCGCTGATCGGGCTCGGCCGGGATCTGGCCCGGCGGGACCACTCGGCGAGGCTGCCGGCGGGGTCACGCCTGCTGCTGCACACCGACGGGTTGGTGGAGAGCCGGACGATGCCGGTGGACC
- a CDS encoding serine hydrolase domain-containing protein — MAEVTTIQVPDVLAAYVAAGRAPGALALVSRGDEVTVDVAGTADVEGRTPLRRDTIFRIGALTVPIVAVAALMLAEEDRLGLDDPVDLWLPELASRRVLRSFTAELDDTEPAKTPITLRHLLTNTWGFGLFFGAGDAPLRRAANELRVMNGPPIPEHSDSPDEWLRRLGELPLVHHPGEGWMYSIGADVLGILLSRASGQTLDAVLRERVFDPLGMVDTGFAVPAEKLDRLPPAYTRDPRGGELDVYDPGSWGSEWRERPTYPSAAGGLVSTADDLLAFARLLRHGGRAGGDWLLTRRSVAAMTTDQLSPAARAGARFFPNFFPDHGWGFGLAVTPSGRFGWDGGLGTSCWVDPASETIGILLTQRTGMPVQSSLYRDFWAALDR; from the coding sequence ATGGCGGAGGTAACGACGATCCAAGTGCCCGACGTGCTCGCCGCGTACGTCGCGGCTGGGCGGGCTCCGGGCGCGCTCGCGCTGGTGAGCCGCGGTGACGAGGTGACCGTCGACGTGGCCGGCACCGCGGACGTCGAGGGTCGGACGCCGCTGCGTCGCGACACGATCTTCCGGATCGGCGCGCTGACCGTGCCGATCGTCGCCGTGGCCGCGTTGATGCTGGCCGAGGAGGACCGGCTGGGCCTCGACGATCCGGTGGATCTCTGGCTACCCGAACTCGCCTCCCGGCGGGTGCTGCGTTCGTTCACCGCCGAGCTCGACGACACCGAGCCGGCGAAGACGCCGATCACGTTGCGTCACCTGCTGACCAACACGTGGGGTTTCGGCCTGTTCTTCGGAGCTGGGGACGCGCCGCTGCGCCGGGCGGCGAACGAGCTCCGGGTCATGAACGGCCCGCCGATTCCCGAGCACTCCGACAGCCCGGACGAATGGCTCCGGCGGCTCGGTGAGCTCCCGCTCGTGCACCACCCCGGCGAGGGCTGGATGTACAGCATCGGGGCGGACGTGCTGGGAATTCTCCTGTCCCGGGCGTCGGGACAAACGTTGGACGCGGTGCTGCGGGAGCGGGTGTTCGACCCGCTCGGGATGGTGGACACCGGCTTCGCCGTGCCGGCGGAGAAGCTCGACCGGTTGCCGCCCGCGTACACGCGCGATCCGCGCGGCGGGGAGCTGGACGTCTACGATCCGGGGTCGTGGGGGAGCGAATGGCGGGAGCGACCGACCTACCCGTCGGCTGCGGGTGGGCTGGTATCCACGGCCGACGACCTGCTGGCGTTCGCGCGACTGCTGCGGCACGGCGGGCGCGCGGGTGGGGACTGGCTGCTGACCCGGCGTTCGGTGGCCGCGATGACGACGGACCAGTTGTCGCCGGCGGCGCGGGCCGGTGCCCGCTTCTTCCCGAACTTCTTCCCCGACCACGGCTGGGGCTTCGGGCTGGCGGTGACCCCGTCCGGACGGTTCGGCTGGGACGGCGGGCTGGGAACCTCGTGCTGGGTCGATCCGGCGTCGGAGACGATCGGGATACTGCTGACGCAACGGACGGGCATGCCGGTCCAGTCGAGCCTGTATCGGGACTTCTGGGCGGCGCTCGATCGGTGA
- a CDS encoding PDR/VanB family oxidoreductase, with translation MAPKLLMKVRLADVRDEADGIRSLTFVPVTRSELPRWRGGAHVIVRLPDGVRRSYSLCGDPSDRGAYRVAVQREPESRGGSEYLHTAAAVGDEFYLTHPQDDFALAPDASRHVLIAGGIGITPILGMLRDRPPGTRTELHYCMSTLRRAAFLAEVQELADVVTVYPSDRGRRLDVSALLAERAPGDHVYCCGPASLGDAVDAATTHWPEGTVHRERFVGAAPERGEPFDVELVASRRTLHVPGDRTLLDVLREAGITVDSSCEGGLCRSCRVGVVAGTPIHRDLVLSASQRGSSMLACVSRGDGPLRLLL, from the coding sequence ATGGCGCCGAAACTGTTGATGAAGGTGCGCCTGGCCGACGTCCGGGACGAGGCGGACGGAATCCGCTCGCTGACGTTCGTGCCGGTGACGAGGTCCGAGCTGCCCCGGTGGCGCGGGGGCGCCCACGTGATCGTGCGGCTGCCGGACGGCGTCCGGCGTAGCTACTCGCTCTGCGGCGATCCGTCGGACCGCGGGGCGTACCGGGTAGCGGTGCAGCGGGAACCCGAGAGCCGCGGCGGCTCCGAGTACCTGCACACCGCGGCCGCGGTCGGGGACGAGTTCTACCTGACCCACCCGCAGGACGACTTCGCGCTCGCTCCCGACGCGTCCCGGCACGTGCTGATCGCGGGCGGGATCGGGATCACGCCGATCCTCGGCATGCTCCGCGACCGTCCGCCCGGAACCCGGACCGAACTGCACTACTGCATGTCGACGCTACGCCGCGCGGCGTTCCTGGCCGAGGTCCAGGAGCTCGCGGACGTGGTCACCGTCTACCCCTCCGACCGGGGACGGCGGCTCGACGTGTCGGCTCTGCTGGCCGAGCGCGCTCCGGGCGACCACGTGTACTGCTGCGGACCGGCGTCGCTCGGTGATGCCGTCGACGCCGCGACCACGCACTGGCCGGAGGGCACGGTCCACCGGGAGCGGTTCGTCGGGGCCGCCCCGGAACGGGGTGAGCCGTTCGACGTCGAGCTCGTGGCCAGCCGCAGAACCCTGCACGTCCCGGGCGACCGCACGTTGCTCGACGTCCTGCGCGAGGCCGGGATCACCGTCGACAGCTCCTGCGAGGGAGGCCTGTGCCGTTCGTGCCGGGTGGGGGTCGTGGCCGGGACGCCGATCCACCGGGACCTGGTGCTCTCGGCGTCCCAGCGCGGGTCGTCGATGCTCGCGTGCGTGTCCCGCGGCGACGGCCCCCTCCGTCTGCTGCTGTGA